Below is a genomic region from Streptomyces ferrugineus.
CCGGACGACGTGGCCCGCTCGACCAGCGCCGCCATGAACCGCTGCTGACGCTGCACCCGCCCCAGGTCGGAGTCGCTGTCGACGTGCCGCGCCCGCACGAACTGCAGTGCCTCGCCGCCCATCAGCCGGTGGCTGCCGGCCGGCAGGTCGAGGCCGGTGTAGGAGTCCTTCAGCGGCTCGGCGGTGCAGATCTGCACGCCGCCGAGGACGTCCACCGTCTTCATGAAGCTGGTGAAGTCGACCTCCAGATAGTGGTCGATCTTGACGTGGGTCATGTGCTCGACGGTGCGCACGGTGAGGTTCGGACCGCCCTCGGCGTACGCCGCGTTGATCTTGATGGGGTGTGCCTTGCGCCCTTCGCCCTCCGGCACCTCGGCGTACGAGTCGCGCGGCAGGCTCACCACGCTGGCCCGCTCCCGGTCCGCCGAGATGTGCACGATCATGATCGTGTCCGTGCAGTGACAGGGCGCGCCGCCCAGCCGGTACTTGCGCCGCTCCTCCTCGGTGATGCGGTCGCGGCCGTCCGTGCCGACGAGCAGCACGTTCATCCCGTGCCCGGCCTGCGGCCGGTTCTTCATGTCCTTGAACGGGTCCACGCGCTCGATCTTCGCGTCCAGGCTGGTGACCACCGCGTGCCCGATCCCGGCCGAGGCGAGCACCACGACGGACAGCGTCGTCACCGCCCGCATGGCCCAGCGTGGCCGCCTGCGCCGCACGGGCGCGACCGGCCGCTCCCCGCCGCGGGACGGCTGCGGGCGTCGCTGCGCGGGGGCGGGGGAGCGGCGGGGCGGCGTGGGCATGAGGCGATACCTCCGCTGGGGCTTGCCCTGGGGGGGTGACGGGGGATCCGAGTAGCACCGTACGGCCATACGATCGGCTGCCCGGAGCACCGGACCCGGCGGGGCGCACCGGTGTCCCCCGTTCGCGGTAACGTGAGGCCCCTATGAACGCCAATCCCGACGTGCAGCTCCCCGCCGTGTCCGTCATCATGCCCGTCCTCGACGAGGAGCGGCATCTGCGCGGAGCCGTCCAAGCGATCCTCGCGCAGCAGTACGCCGGCGAGATGGAGGTCGTGATCGCCCTGGGTCCGTCCACGGACCGCACGGACGAGATCGCCGCCGAGCTCGTGGCCGAAGACCCTCGCGTGCACACCGTCCCGAACCCCACCGGCCGCACGCCCGCCGCCCTCAACGCCGCGATCAAGGCCTCCCGGCACCCGATCGTCGTCCGCGTCGACGGCCACGGCATGCTCTCGCCGAACTACATCGCCACCGCCGTACGGCTCCTGGAGGAGACCGGCGCGCAGAACGTCGGCGGCATCATGCACGCCGAGGGCGAGAACGACTGGGAGCACGCCGTCGCCGCGGCGATGACCTCGAAGATCGGGGTCGGCAACGCCGCCTTCCACACCGGTGGCGAGGCCCAGCCGGCCGAGACCGTCTACCTCGGTGTCTTCCGGCGCGAGGCGCTGGAGCAACAGGGCGGGTACAACGAGGAGTTCATCCGCGCCCAGGACTGGGAGCTCAACTTCCGCATCCGCGAGGCGGGCGGGCTGATCTGGTTCTCGCCCGAGCTGAAGGTGTCGTACCGCCCGAGGCCGTCGGTGAAGGCCCTCGCCAAGCAGTACAAGGACTACGGCCGGTGGCGGCACGTCGTCGCCCGCTACCACTCCGGCTCCATCAACCTGCGCTACCTCGCCCCGCCGACGGCGGTGTGCGCGATCGCGGCGGGCCTGGTGCTCGGTGCCCTGGTCACCCCGTGGGCCCTGCTGGTCCCGGGCGGCTACCTCGCGGCGATCGTCGCCGGGTCCGTCCCCGCCGGCAAGGGGCTGCCGCTCAAGGCCCGGCTCCAGATCCCCGTCGCCCTGGCCACCATGCACATGTCCTGGGGCTACGGCTTCCTGACCAGCCCCCGCGCCCTGGCCCGGAAGGTCATCGCCTCCCGCCGCCCGGCGGTGCTCAGCACCAACTGAGCCCACCGGGCGGGGCGGGTGTCACCAGGTGAAGTCCGGGTCCACCTTCATGCACGCCTTGGTGTCGGAGGCGTTCAGGGCCTCGGCGGTCTCCGGCGTCCTGTCGTCCTGCTTCGGGGCCTTGTACGTGGTGCCCTCCCGCCAGTCGGCGCCGACGACGAGGGTGACGCCGGAGACGTCCGTGGACTTGTCCACCGCGTCGGCCGGGATGCCGAGGGCCTTGGCGACCCGCTGGGCGTCGCCCTGGAGGTCGGCGCTCGGGTAGCGGACGACCGTCGTGTCCGTGGTCGGCGCCGCCGAGGAGTCCGCCACGGCCTGTGTGAAGCCCTTGCCGGC
It encodes:
- a CDS encoding glycosyltransferase family 2 protein, giving the protein MNANPDVQLPAVSVIMPVLDEERHLRGAVQAILAQQYAGEMEVVIALGPSTDRTDEIAAELVAEDPRVHTVPNPTGRTPAALNAAIKASRHPIVVRVDGHGMLSPNYIATAVRLLEETGAQNVGGIMHAEGENDWEHAVAAAMTSKIGVGNAAFHTGGEAQPAETVYLGVFRREALEQQGGYNEEFIRAQDWELNFRIREAGGLIWFSPELKVSYRPRPSVKALAKQYKDYGRWRHVVARYHSGSINLRYLAPPTAVCAIAAGLVLGALVTPWALLVPGGYLAAIVAGSVPAGKGLPLKARLQIPVALATMHMSWGYGFLTSPRALARKVIASRRPAVLSTN
- a CDS encoding LCP family protein yields the protein MPTPPRRSPAPAQRRPQPSRGGERPVAPVRRRRPRWAMRAVTTLSVVVLASAGIGHAVVTSLDAKIERVDPFKDMKNRPQAGHGMNVLLVGTDGRDRITEEERRKYRLGGAPCHCTDTIMIVHISADRERASVVSLPRDSYAEVPEGEGRKAHPIKINAAYAEGGPNLTVRTVEHMTHVKIDHYLEVDFTSFMKTVDVLGGVQICTAEPLKDSYTGLDLPAGSHRLMGGEALQFVRARHVDSDSDLGRVQRQQRFMAALVERATSSGILLNPMRFRDVTRAVLGSVRADKGFGTGELLDLGRAMRNFSPSSSEFTTVPIGDLEYDVKGIGSTVKWDTAQAERLFRALREDEPLAKHRPKRRTVPVEVDPRQIQVQVENGTKENGLGERVDTALAKTGFRTTGSPVFAADRDLKRTVVAHDPGWDRSAKSLAAALPGSELRVVKGLGPTLKVIVGSDFEQVRKVRAEDPADGHSTVVRGDETGCS